The Gorilla gorilla gorilla isolate KB3781 chromosome 17, NHGRI_mGorGor1-v2.1_pri, whole genome shotgun sequence genome contains a region encoding:
- the LOC101137833 gene encoding large ribosomal subunit protein eL21-like: MTNTKGKRRGTRYMFSRPFRKHGVVPLATYMRIYKKADIVDIKGMGTVQKGMPHKCYHGKTGRVYNVTQHAVGIVVNKQVKGKILAKRINVHIEHIKHSKSRDSFLKRVKENDQKKKEAKEKGTWVQLKRQPAPPGEAHFVRTNGKEPELLEPIPYEFMA, from the coding sequence ATGACgaacacaaagggaaagaggagaggcaccCGATATATGTTCTCTAGGCCTTTTAGAAAACATGGAGTTGTTCCTTTGGCCACATATATGCGAATCTATAAGAAAGCTGATATTGTAGACATCAAGGGAATGGGTACTGTTCAAAAAGGAATGCCCCACAAGTGTTACCATGGCAAAACTGGAAGAGTCTACAATGTTACCCAGCATGCTGTTGGCATTGTTGTAAACAAACAAGTTAAGGGCAAGATTCTTGCCAAGAGAATTAATGTGCATATTGAGCACATTAAGCACTCTAAGAGCCGAGATAGCTTCCTGAAACGtgtgaaggaaaatgatcagaaaaagaaagaagccaaagagaaaggtaccTGGGTTCAACTAAAGCGCCAGCCTGCTCCACCCGGAGAAGCACACTTTGTGAGAACCAATGGGAAGGAGCCTGAGCTGCTAGAACCTATTCCCTATGAATTCATGGCATAa